A stretch of the Notamacropus eugenii isolate mMacEug1 chromosome 2, mMacEug1.pri_v2, whole genome shotgun sequence genome encodes the following:
- the MOB2 gene encoding MOB kinase activator 2 isoform X2, producing the protein MSSKDPKGIKKSKAKPNGKKPTPEEKKLYLEPEYTKSRITDFEFKELVMLPREIDLNEWLASNTTTFFHHINLQYSTISEFCTGDTCQTMAVGNTQYYWYDERGKKTKCTAPQYVDFVMSSVQKLVTDEDVFPTKYGKEFPNSFESLVKKICRYLFHVLAHIYAAHFKETLALELHGHLNTLYTHFILFIREFNLVDSKEVTVMDDLTEVLCSGGSSGSGGNGNGGSGGSGGAQNHVKER; encoded by the exons ATGTCGTCAAAAGATCCTAAGGGAATTAA GAAGTCCAAGGCCAAGCCGAATGGGAAGAAGCCCACCCCGGAAGAGAAGAAACTGTACCTGGAGCCAGAGTACACCAAATCAAGAATTACGGACTTTGAGTTCAAGGAGCTGGTGATGCTGCCGCGGGAGATTGACCTCAACGAGTGGCTCGCCAGCAACA cgACCACTTTCTTCCACCACATCAACCTCCAGTATAGCACAATCTCCGAATTCTGCACAGGAGATACCTGCCAGACGATGGCCGTGGGCAACAC GCAATACTACTGGTATGATGAGCGGGGAAAGAAGACCAAATGCACGGCCCCCCAGTATGTCGACTTCGTCATGAGCTCGGTGCAGAAGCTGGTGACGGATGAGGACGTCTTCCCTACAAAATATG GCAAGGAGTTCCCGAACTCCTTTGAGTCGCTGGTCAAGAAGATCTGCAGATACCTGTTCCACGTGCTGGCGCACATTTATGCTGCGCACTTCAAGGAGACCCTGGCCCTGGAGCTGCACGGACATTTGAACACCCTCTACACACACTTCATTCTGTTCATCAGGGAGTTCAACCTGGTTGACTCCAAGGAGGTCACTGTTATGGACGACCTCACAGAGGTCCTGTGTAGTGGgggcagcagtggcagtggcgGTAATGGCAACGGGGGCAGCGGCGGCAGTGGAGGGGCACAGAACCACGTGAAGGAGAGATGA
- the MOB2 gene encoding MOB kinase activator 2 isoform X3 yields MDWLMGKSKAKPNGKKPTPEEKKLYLEPEYTKSRITDFEFKELVMLPREIDLNEWLASNTTTFFHHINLQYSTISEFCTGDTCQTMAVGNTQYYWYDERGKKTKCTAPQYVDFVMSSVQKLVTDEDVFPTKYGKEFPNSFESLVKKICRYLFHVLAHIYAAHFKETLALELHGHLNTLYTHFILFIREFNLVDSKEVTVMDDLTEVLCSGGSSGSGGNGNGGSGGSGGAQNHVKER; encoded by the exons GAAGTCCAAGGCCAAGCCGAATGGGAAGAAGCCCACCCCGGAAGAGAAGAAACTGTACCTGGAGCCAGAGTACACCAAATCAAGAATTACGGACTTTGAGTTCAAGGAGCTGGTGATGCTGCCGCGGGAGATTGACCTCAACGAGTGGCTCGCCAGCAACA cgACCACTTTCTTCCACCACATCAACCTCCAGTATAGCACAATCTCCGAATTCTGCACAGGAGATACCTGCCAGACGATGGCCGTGGGCAACAC GCAATACTACTGGTATGATGAGCGGGGAAAGAAGACCAAATGCACGGCCCCCCAGTATGTCGACTTCGTCATGAGCTCGGTGCAGAAGCTGGTGACGGATGAGGACGTCTTCCCTACAAAATATG GCAAGGAGTTCCCGAACTCCTTTGAGTCGCTGGTCAAGAAGATCTGCAGATACCTGTTCCACGTGCTGGCGCACATTTATGCTGCGCACTTCAAGGAGACCCTGGCCCTGGAGCTGCACGGACATTTGAACACCCTCTACACACACTTCATTCTGTTCATCAGGGAGTTCAACCTGGTTGACTCCAAGGAGGTCACTGTTATGGACGACCTCACAGAGGTCCTGTGTAGTGGgggcagcagtggcagtggcgGTAATGGCAACGGGGGCAGCGGCGGCAGTGGAGGGGCACAGAACCACGTGAAGGAGAGATGA
- the MOB2 gene encoding MOB kinase activator 2 isoform X4, with the protein MLPREIDLNEWLASNTTTFFHHINLQYSTISEFCTGDTCQTMAVGNTQYYWYDERGKKTKCTAPQYVDFVMSSVQKLVTDEDVFPTKYGKEFPNSFESLVKKICRYLFHVLAHIYAAHFKETLALELHGHLNTLYTHFILFIREFNLVDSKEVTVMDDLTEVLCSGGSSGSGGNGNGGSGGSGGAQNHVKER; encoded by the exons ATGCTGCCGCGGGAGATTGACCTCAACGAGTGGCTCGCCAGCAACA cgACCACTTTCTTCCACCACATCAACCTCCAGTATAGCACAATCTCCGAATTCTGCACAGGAGATACCTGCCAGACGATGGCCGTGGGCAACAC GCAATACTACTGGTATGATGAGCGGGGAAAGAAGACCAAATGCACGGCCCCCCAGTATGTCGACTTCGTCATGAGCTCGGTGCAGAAGCTGGTGACGGATGAGGACGTCTTCCCTACAAAATATG GCAAGGAGTTCCCGAACTCCTTTGAGTCGCTGGTCAAGAAGATCTGCAGATACCTGTTCCACGTGCTGGCGCACATTTATGCTGCGCACTTCAAGGAGACCCTGGCCCTGGAGCTGCACGGACATTTGAACACCCTCTACACACACTTCATTCTGTTCATCAGGGAGTTCAACCTGGTTGACTCCAAGGAGGTCACTGTTATGGACGACCTCACAGAGGTCCTGTGTAGTGGgggcagcagtggcagtggcgGTAATGGCAACGGGGGCAGCGGCGGCAGTGGAGGGGCACAGAACCACGTGAAGGAGAGATGA